One genomic window of Hymenobacter sp. J193 includes the following:
- a CDS encoding nucleotide pyrophosphohydrolase has translation MSNPIDDLLQQLRRFRDERDWAQFHNPKDLALALSIEAAELNEVFLWKKPEDADPARVREELADVLLYAFQLADKYNWDIPELMREKIARNADKYPAANP, from the coding sequence ATGAGTAATCCCATCGACGACCTGCTCCAGCAGCTGCGCCGGTTCCGCGACGAGCGGGACTGGGCGCAGTTCCACAACCCCAAGGATCTGGCCCTGGCCCTGAGCATCGAGGCCGCCGAGCTCAACGAGGTTTTCCTCTGGAAGAAGCCCGAAGACGCCGACCCCGCCCGGGTGCGCGAGGAGCTGGCCGATGTGTTGCTCTACGCTTTCCAGCTGGCCGACAAGTACAATTGGGACATCCCGGAGCTTATGCGGGAGAAGATAGCGCGCAACGCGGATAAGTATCCGGCAGCTAATCCCTGA
- a CDS encoding AAA family ATPase: MAKIFPPIAFLTSEACFRLRPNAEELRVMQFLESSIGDEYEVFFRPFLNGLRPSLVLYRPEAGVLIFDLFDRTEYLKKTNPKVKFTTQKYELIKLTATAKDQLTHDRSLSKAINGVCLVDASTQEVSTQYKDVSYYSVVAYEDLFRGETLGQLLHSTKIRYDTAFFIVHILQEIRRYLKPSLHRLEEGKPFTPNAKQKELMVSQPGPQRVKGVAGSGKTSTLAHKAVNANLRHKSEVLIVCFNITIQHYIRSKIEGVMANFIRSDFHLTHYHDFFRHQALEFMHTKPQIGAWEDETYFDRIAYRLPKYATIIVDEAQDYQREWVVILKKYFLQPAGELAVFFDVNQDIYERKSANTFPLPGRPHEMRKSYRLSTSISELCNKFLAAYRADEEEDGGDIEVLPEQTSFEYNEYKGGITYSYFPADAAAADLYEHIRNHISTTDTSPDDIAVLSTSIEKLRVIEHLFRTQKGENTTRMFESEEEHAVIAKRHLPEKPFDYRMQLRDLRRGYKLRKFDLKTGLMKFSSVHSFKGWEMHTVYLLLDKSEEQGLEDSGAPQKAKAELSWQLVYTGLSRARHQLNIINVGDRKYHDFFEGAVNGRKS, translated from the coding sequence ATGGCTAAGATATTTCCTCCTATTGCTTTTCTGACGTCGGAGGCTTGCTTTCGACTGCGGCCCAACGCCGAGGAGTTGCGCGTCATGCAATTTCTGGAATCAAGTATCGGGGACGAATATGAGGTGTTTTTCAGGCCTTTCCTCAATGGGTTGCGCCCGTCGTTGGTGCTCTACCGGCCCGAAGCCGGAGTATTGATCTTCGACCTGTTTGACCGGACGGAATATTTAAAGAAAACCAATCCAAAGGTTAAGTTCACCACCCAAAAGTATGAGCTGATCAAGCTCACCGCAACTGCCAAAGATCAGCTGACACATGATCGTTCGCTGAGCAAGGCCATCAATGGGGTATGTCTGGTCGATGCTTCTACTCAGGAAGTAAGTACTCAGTATAAAGATGTCAGTTACTACAGCGTCGTAGCGTACGAAGACTTGTTTCGGGGTGAAACGCTCGGCCAACTGCTGCACTCGACCAAGATTCGCTACGATACGGCCTTTTTCATTGTGCACATCCTGCAGGAAATCAGACGGTATCTGAAACCATCACTACACCGGTTGGAAGAAGGTAAGCCATTCACGCCGAATGCCAAGCAAAAGGAATTGATGGTGAGCCAGCCAGGACCCCAGCGCGTGAAGGGTGTAGCGGGCTCAGGCAAGACCTCTACGCTGGCGCACAAGGCGGTGAATGCCAATCTGCGTCATAAGTCGGAGGTGTTGATTGTGTGCTTCAATATCACTATCCAGCACTACATCCGCAGTAAGATTGAGGGTGTCATGGCCAACTTCATCCGCAGTGACTTCCACCTCACCCACTACCACGACTTCTTCAGGCACCAGGCCCTCGAATTCATGCACACCAAACCTCAGATTGGGGCATGGGAAGATGAGACCTACTTTGATCGTATAGCTTATCGGCTGCCGAAGTACGCTACTATCATTGTAGATGAGGCCCAGGATTATCAACGCGAGTGGGTGGTTATCCTAAAGAAATATTTCCTGCAGCCGGCGGGGGAGTTGGCTGTGTTTTTCGATGTAAACCAGGATATATACGAGCGCAAGTCAGCGAATACATTTCCCTTACCCGGACGGCCGCACGAGATGAGGAAGTCCTATCGGCTGTCAACGAGTATCTCCGAACTGTGTAACAAGTTTTTGGCAGCTTACCGGGCTGACGAAGAAGAGGATGGGGGAGACATAGAAGTGCTACCTGAGCAAACCAGTTTTGAATACAATGAATACAAAGGAGGGATAACCTATTCCTATTTCCCGGCTGATGCGGCGGCGGCTGATTTATACGAGCACATCCGAAACCACATCAGCACGACCGACACCAGCCCGGATGACATTGCAGTTCTGAGCACATCCATTGAAAAGCTCCGGGTCATTGAGCATCTGTTCCGAACGCAGAAAGGGGAGAATACCACCCGAATGTTTGAATCGGAGGAGGAGCATGCTGTCATTGCCAAGCGACACCTTCCTGAAAAGCCATTCGACTACCGAATGCAACTGCGGGATCTGAGACGCGGGTACAAACTCCGGAAATTTGACCTGAAGACCGGGTTGATGAAGTTCTCGTCGGTGCACAGCTTTAAGGGCTGGGAGATGCACACGGTATACCTGCTGCTGGATAAGTCGGAGGAGCAGGGCCTGGAAGATTCCGGCGCTCCTCAGAAGGCAAAAGCGGAGCTAAGCTGGCAACTGGTTTACACGGGGCTGTCCAGGGCGCGTCATCAACTCAATATTATCAATGTAGGCGACCGTAAATACCACGACTTTTTTGAAGGCGCAGTAAACGGCCGCAAAAGTTGA
- a CDS encoding tetratricopeptide repeat protein, translating into MTIHHPLNDFLYSLFPEAQAFGQNPEQLVDHLTDFYTFGPYRPRVTIKGDVVEVKIDTKAIQAQQAEYQKVLHLCEAGQFRQALPRLQQLIGQNPTVSEYHRVLGQVLSELGQPDDALDALIDALRWDPRNGYALIMAGNIYARQKEDLKSAKTFYDQALALNPRDFIAINNIGGNLMQMGRAQEAERYFEIAHEIEPDYPNTLYALAMVRQQRRDYEGAFEFATRALRNARPGDPILRASLALATETATRYLHSTNTFSIANEYQLRVQEQAGKEIHVDEDPLIPTAAKLEIAENYGRAYHQVKFKPDYPAVEHLIMHEIVHLDFVLQAREINVNQLFTTSGRGKEKFIRAAEPQLKKLQKAGFKEQNITGFIDGLFEGMMRQIYNQPIDLFIEDFLYQGYPEARPFQFLSLLKLLQESIEAIRNKQAAEYSPPAVHKASTILNLVMALQFRDLFGYNAVPDFKAPALQVKEAERLWAEYLEYRTDRQPGEEYELLQHWGEDLGLAPYFELQDEQTLRQQQAAVPSNARPEAAPAPAPTDEPAGQESPEDLLARIERDPLNLEGPEPADAHQGRMSFADSPAGGMAVMFYCLDWLKLFDGKSHQQVQDVTFEIAMLGRSGLDPKDSSQKYSLASVPGKKFSALHLLAGMYTGFQELDPSLDTGLDFASELEMARAMHKGKSNE; encoded by the coding sequence ATGACCATCCACCACCCCCTCAACGACTTCCTCTACAGCCTCTTCCCGGAAGCTCAGGCCTTTGGCCAGAACCCCGAGCAGCTCGTTGACCACCTGACCGACTTCTACACCTTTGGCCCCTACCGGCCCCGGGTTACCATCAAAGGCGACGTGGTGGAGGTGAAGATCGATACCAAAGCTATCCAGGCCCAGCAGGCCGAATACCAAAAGGTGCTGCACCTCTGTGAGGCTGGCCAGTTCAGGCAGGCTCTGCCGCGCCTGCAGCAGCTCATCGGGCAGAACCCAACCGTTTCCGAGTACCACCGCGTCCTGGGCCAGGTTCTGTCCGAGCTGGGTCAGCCCGACGATGCCCTCGACGCCCTCATCGACGCCCTGCGCTGGGACCCACGCAACGGCTACGCCCTCATCATGGCCGGCAACATCTACGCCCGCCAGAAGGAAGACCTCAAGTCGGCCAAGACCTTCTACGACCAGGCCCTGGCCCTCAACCCCCGCGACTTCATTGCCATCAATAACATCGGCGGCAACCTCATGCAGATGGGCCGGGCGCAGGAAGCAGAGCGGTACTTTGAAATTGCCCACGAAATAGAGCCCGACTACCCCAACACACTCTACGCCCTGGCCATGGTGCGCCAGCAGCGCCGCGACTACGAAGGTGCCTTCGAATTCGCCACCCGCGCCCTGCGCAACGCCCGTCCCGGCGACCCCATCCTGCGGGCCAGCTTGGCCCTGGCCACCGAAACGGCTACTAGGTACCTGCATAGCACGAACACCTTCTCCATTGCCAACGAGTACCAGCTACGGGTGCAGGAGCAGGCCGGCAAGGAGATCCACGTTGATGAGGACCCGCTCATCCCCACGGCCGCCAAGCTCGAAATAGCCGAGAACTACGGCCGCGCCTACCACCAGGTGAAGTTCAAGCCCGACTACCCGGCCGTCGAGCACCTGATCATGCACGAAATCGTCCACCTCGACTTCGTGCTCCAGGCCCGCGAGATTAATGTTAATCAGCTATTCACCACCTCGGGCAGGGGGAAAGAGAAATTCATCCGGGCCGCCGAGCCCCAGCTGAAAAAGCTGCAGAAGGCCGGTTTCAAGGAGCAGAACATTACCGGCTTTATCGACGGGCTGTTCGAGGGCATGATGCGCCAGATCTACAACCAGCCCATCGACCTGTTCATCGAGGACTTTCTCTACCAGGGGTACCCCGAGGCCCGGCCATTTCAGTTCCTGTCCCTGCTCAAGCTGTTGCAGGAATCCATCGAGGCCATCCGCAACAAGCAGGCCGCCGAGTACTCGCCCCCGGCCGTGCACAAGGCCAGCACCATTCTCAACCTGGTCATGGCCCTGCAGTTCCGCGACCTGTTCGGCTACAACGCCGTGCCCGACTTCAAGGCCCCCGCGCTGCAGGTGAAAGAGGCCGAGCGTCTCTGGGCCGAGTACCTGGAGTACCGCACCGACCGCCAGCCCGGCGAGGAGTACGAGCTGCTCCAGCACTGGGGCGAAGATCTGGGACTGGCGCCCTACTTCGAGCTGCAGGACGAGCAGACCCTGCGTCAGCAGCAGGCGGCCGTCCCCTCCAACGCCCGCCCCGAGGCTGCTCCCGCCCCAGCGCCCACCGACGAGCCCGCCGGCCAGGAGTCCCCCGAAGACCTGCTGGCCCGCATCGAGCGCGACCCGCTCAACCTCGAAGGTCCCGAACCTGCCGACGCTCACCAGGGCCGCATGTCCTTCGCCGACAGCCCCGCCGGCGGTATGGCCGTCATGTTCTACTGCCTCGACTGGCTGAAGCTGTTTGATGGCAAGTCTCACCAGCAGGTGCAGGATGTCACGTTCGAAATTGCCATGCTCGGCCGCTCCGGCCTCGACCCCAAAGACTCGTCTCAGAAGTACAGCTTGGCCTCCGTACCCGGCAAGAAATTCTCGGCTCTGCATCTGCTGGCTGGCATGTACACCGGCTTCCAGGAATTGGACCCCAGCCTCGACACCGGCCTTGACTTCGCCAGCGAGCTGGAAATGGCCCGCGCCATGCACAAGGGCAAATCCAATGAGTAA
- a CDS encoding DUF2075 domain-containing protein, with protein sequence MRLYAGSSTDFITATAHNAIVGQLQSAFFDYYRTEPQPNEVTSWHNSLRSVSQVFQQAGLLDHGVLLEYQLPLTSKRLDCLICGHDAEQQKQAVIIELKQWSEAQPSAGPHEVITWLGGQLSDVLHPSAQVGQYRQYLADVHTAFNATEEVEAIQLHACAYLHNYTFTATDALLEPKFTELVQESPIYGQQQAAELGAYLQQRLSGGNGQPVLQRIDAGRYQPSKKLLEHVGDIMRRKSRYTLLDDQLLVYDRVLTAVLVAQQHHTKTAVLVKGGPGTGKSVIALHLLHDLLRREVKAHYATGSKAFTENLRDQFGYRSNSFFTYFNAYGRATPNSLDVVICDEAHRIRSSSNTRFTKTEHQSNLPQAEELLQVAKVSVFFIDDHQRVRPGEIGSYDTLKQAAQRLGVTIAEFRLEAQFRCSGSAGFINWLDNTLGIQRTANVLWNAQQGYDFQIVDSPIVLEEMLEQQRQQGHTARTVAGFCWPWSDPLPDGQLVDNIIIETDQFSYHRPWNAKDNAGRLAPGVPKTSLWATAPGGVNQVGCIYTAQGFEFDYVGVIVGPDLRYRQAQGGWVANQSGSSDTAINNRRISPAEALEYLRNTYKVLMTRGIQGCYVYFTDEETRSFFQSRME encoded by the coding sequence ATGCGTCTCTACGCCGGCTCCTCCACCGACTTCATCACGGCCACCGCCCACAATGCCATTGTCGGCCAGCTCCAGTCGGCTTTCTTCGACTACTACCGCACCGAGCCCCAGCCCAACGAAGTCACTTCCTGGCACAACTCCCTGCGTAGCGTCAGCCAGGTATTCCAACAGGCTGGCCTGCTCGACCATGGCGTCCTGCTCGAGTACCAGCTCCCGCTAACCTCCAAGCGTCTCGACTGCCTCATCTGTGGCCACGATGCCGAGCAGCAAAAGCAGGCTGTAATCATCGAGCTAAAGCAGTGGTCCGAGGCCCAGCCTTCCGCCGGCCCCCACGAGGTAATTACCTGGCTTGGCGGCCAGCTCTCCGACGTGCTGCACCCCTCGGCCCAGGTCGGCCAGTACCGCCAATACCTCGCCGACGTCCACACGGCCTTCAACGCCACCGAGGAGGTCGAGGCCATCCAGCTGCACGCCTGCGCCTACCTGCACAACTACACTTTCACCGCTACCGACGCCCTGCTCGAGCCCAAGTTCACCGAGCTGGTCCAGGAAAGTCCCATCTACGGCCAGCAGCAGGCCGCTGAGCTGGGCGCCTACCTGCAGCAACGCCTTTCCGGGGGCAACGGCCAGCCCGTGCTGCAGCGCATCGACGCCGGCCGCTACCAGCCCAGCAAAAAGCTGCTCGAGCACGTTGGCGACATCATGCGCCGCAAAAGCCGCTACACCCTGCTCGACGACCAGCTCCTGGTCTACGACCGGGTGCTCACGGCCGTCTTAGTGGCCCAGCAGCACCACACCAAAACGGCCGTATTGGTCAAAGGTGGCCCCGGCACTGGCAAGTCAGTCATTGCGCTCCACCTGCTCCACGACTTGCTCCGCCGCGAGGTAAAGGCCCACTACGCCACTGGTTCCAAGGCCTTCACCGAGAACCTGCGCGACCAGTTTGGCTACCGCAGCAACAGCTTCTTCACCTACTTCAACGCCTACGGCCGCGCCACTCCCAACTCCCTCGACGTAGTCATCTGCGACGAGGCCCACCGCATCCGCAGCTCCAGCAACACGCGCTTCACCAAGACCGAGCACCAGAGCAATCTGCCCCAGGCCGAAGAACTGCTCCAGGTCGCCAAGGTCTCAGTCTTCTTTATCGACGATCATCAGCGCGTCCGCCCCGGCGAAATTGGTTCCTACGACACTCTCAAACAGGCGGCCCAACGCCTCGGCGTCACCATTGCCGAGTTCAGACTCGAAGCCCAATTTCGCTGCAGCGGCTCCGCTGGCTTCATCAACTGGCTCGACAACACGCTCGGTATCCAGCGCACCGCCAACGTCCTCTGGAACGCCCAGCAGGGCTACGACTTCCAGATTGTTGACTCCCCGATAGTGCTGGAAGAAATGCTGGAGCAGCAGCGTCAGCAAGGTCACACGGCCCGCACCGTAGCCGGCTTCTGCTGGCCCTGGTCCGATCCGCTGCCCGACGGTCAACTAGTCGACAACATCATCATCGAAACCGACCAGTTCAGCTACCACCGTCCCTGGAATGCTAAAGACAACGCCGGACGCCTGGCTCCCGGCGTCCCCAAGACTTCCCTCTGGGCCACCGCCCCCGGCGGCGTCAACCAGGTCGGCTGCATCTACACGGCCCAGGGCTTCGAATTCGACTACGTGGGCGTCATCGTCGGCCCCGACCTGCGCTACCGTCAGGCCCAGGGTGGCTGGGTAGCCAATCAAAGCGGTTCTTCCGATACCGCCATCAACAACCGCCGCATCTCCCCGGCCGAGGCCCTCGAGTACCTGCGCAACACCTACAAAGTCCTCATGACCCGCGGCATCCAGGGCTGCTACGTCTACTTCACTGATGAGGAGACCCGTAGCTTCTTCCAAAGCCGAATGGAGTAG
- a CDS encoding M15 family metallopeptidase, whose amino-acid sequence MTTVHSRKAVRLAPQLNATQQKIQAARLAQAVPCLAAAYKEALARWLGDPVLRLAGWPIITECYRSPERQNQLYAQGRSKPGVIVTYKRGGQSNHNLGPPTPALDVAFLLADASVSWSGLLLSKFARLMKAADARVVWGGDWVTFKDRPHFEVPTRERKGGEKRG is encoded by the coding sequence ATGACGACAGTTCATTCGCGGAAAGCAGTTCGGCTGGCTCCTCAGCTCAATGCCACGCAGCAGAAAATACAAGCCGCTCGTCTGGCCCAGGCAGTACCCTGTCTGGCCGCCGCCTACAAGGAAGCGTTGGCGCGCTGGTTGGGGGACCCGGTGCTACGGCTGGCCGGGTGGCCTATTATTACGGAGTGCTACCGGAGCCCGGAGCGACAGAATCAGCTGTACGCGCAGGGGCGTAGCAAGCCAGGTGTCATCGTGACTTACAAGCGGGGTGGGCAATCGAACCACAACCTGGGGCCGCCGACACCGGCGCTGGATGTAGCCTTTCTGCTGGCAGATGCGTCGGTTTCCTGGTCGGGGCTATTGCTGAGCAAGTTTGCGCGGCTGATGAAAGCCGCTGATGCGCGGGTGGTATGGGGCGGTGACTGGGTGACATTTAAGGACCGGCCGCATTTCGAGGTGCCGACCAGGGAGCGGAAAGGAGGTGAGAAACGTGGCTAG
- a CDS encoding HNH endonuclease, with protein MNDFSQVADKSANFSSAYIAELGEDLYSRWAEFGARGYLDFKAISGCDQPNAVDRLAQRFLLPGNVIIPFHSNTVMGVGIVADNPHEIHNSTESFLRFKIEWVVLEQLSLSVMPQCFQWPFRSFSLWGKLTEWYLGQHPELLSELRRLSDILAEDISMPLSLSAPSSYQLPLPGRSTIWAEHPKLSGLDSTEWETYVEDGTGRFEYGPRYERNRKLRGRAVEIHGLTCRACGFNFEQTYGVLGRGFIHVHHLKPISQTGGPTEVNPHTDMVVLCANCHAMVHRQAGELLSVEKLRELISANRRP; from the coding sequence ATGAATGACTTCTCTCAAGTCGCTGATAAGTCCGCAAACTTCAGCAGCGCATACATCGCTGAACTAGGGGAGGACCTATACAGTCGCTGGGCCGAATTCGGAGCACGGGGATACCTCGACTTTAAAGCCATCAGCGGGTGCGACCAGCCCAACGCTGTAGATCGGCTGGCGCAGCGTTTTCTGTTACCAGGCAACGTCATCATCCCCTTTCACAGCAATACCGTGATGGGGGTAGGTATCGTGGCTGATAATCCCCACGAGATTCATAACTCTACTGAGTCTTTCCTACGGTTCAAGATCGAGTGGGTGGTGTTGGAGCAACTGTCTTTATCTGTCATGCCCCAATGCTTTCAATGGCCGTTTCGCTCGTTTTCGCTGTGGGGTAAATTGACGGAGTGGTACCTAGGCCAACACCCTGAGCTGCTAAGTGAGCTGCGCAGATTGTCAGATATCCTAGCGGAAGACATTTCGATGCCGTTATCCTTGTCCGCGCCTAGTAGTTACCAGTTGCCCTTGCCGGGGCGTAGTACTATCTGGGCGGAACATCCAAAGCTTTCAGGGCTGGATTCTACTGAATGGGAAACATACGTTGAAGATGGAACCGGCCGATTCGAGTATGGCCCCCGCTACGAACGCAACCGGAAGCTTCGCGGCAGGGCAGTGGAAATTCATGGTCTGACTTGTCGGGCCTGTGGCTTCAATTTTGAGCAGACTTACGGGGTATTGGGCCGAGGTTTTATCCACGTCCACCACTTGAAACCTATATCACAAACGGGCGGCCCGACCGAAGTGAATCCGCACACCGACATGGTGGTGCTATGCGCCAACTGCCACGCCATGGTGCATCGACAAGCGGGTGAGCTGCTCTCGGTGGAAAAGCTGCGAGAACTGATATCCGCTAACCGGCGCCCCTAG
- a CDS encoding DUF262 domain-containing protein yields MTDLFTQQDVATVPLTEYVSWFLDPASLHYSQVQLPPIQRNSVWNIAQVERLWDSLLRGFPIGSLLLAPRAAEQAARPLTSDQQSTGSDAGYFLLDGQQRTRTLLLGFQPSATSRLWVDLDPALRFDNADHNDRKFLLRLLTGHQPWGTRRQNPNEGFHEQEKHEARKQLGDTRRYDYLIFPVEQPGKTMATSWPLDARAPVPLDELIKRCGGWQGPFTYPTWEQLRSLIPGWFSAPEAAPAHLVDLLSALENLLAPQPKSGRPQRSVPLLLHPETITETASTAAENELAPDPMEVLFRRVNAGGTVLEGDEMTYSLLKSSWDQAYDLVSEVINHDKVGYLFPATGVVMAATRLARRQQGHSSDLTPSVSQFRRWLGRSAAAGAGADSEFLSEMIRLLKPAHGQQQGIFTQILEEFCQLSLFNPEAVPVDVGIPRKLLLELNPVLLHPVLSWIHDNLETPTRLEDNRLPILRYLMYLLIVRPDAQKYARLAVKVLSEQPAQSDFPDQAIYCAWLKKADACALPDRSQLTNQLPAHLANGWLNYHDELFGLSEERDGQAADPYHYFRSKFWHRRYLLLWFQRAYLDRWFQGYNPMRQDANDTPYDYDHIVPYSHAVCSGRRTLELEESGEGAKRFTPQRYLYLNSLGNYRAWPAWANRADSNKCHTQKLRYNTPEPLTCEMSQELKLTSSTDFLLASAIPPVDANLWLNAGGRPSHWPLARRQAWMQAVEQRANRLYDDLFSTLNFERWFRAACQPAEQAV; encoded by the coding sequence GTGACCGATCTGTTTACCCAGCAGGATGTTGCCACCGTCCCGCTCACTGAGTACGTCTCCTGGTTTCTCGACCCCGCCAGTCTGCACTACAGCCAGGTACAGCTGCCACCCATCCAGCGCAACTCTGTCTGGAACATCGCGCAGGTTGAGCGGCTCTGGGATTCGCTGCTGCGGGGTTTCCCCATCGGCAGCCTGCTCTTGGCCCCCCGCGCCGCCGAGCAGGCTGCCCGTCCCCTAACCTCCGACCAGCAATCCACTGGCTCCGATGCTGGCTACTTTCTACTCGACGGCCAGCAACGTACCCGCACCCTGCTACTAGGCTTTCAGCCCAGCGCCACCAGTCGCCTCTGGGTCGACCTCGATCCTGCACTTCGCTTCGACAACGCCGACCACAACGACCGGAAGTTCCTGCTCCGTTTGCTCACAGGGCATCAGCCTTGGGGCACTCGCCGGCAAAATCCCAACGAAGGGTTTCACGAACAAGAGAAGCATGAGGCCCGCAAGCAACTTGGGGATACACGCCGTTATGATTACCTGATTTTTCCGGTTGAGCAGCCCGGCAAGACCATGGCCACTTCTTGGCCGTTGGATGCTAGAGCCCCTGTACCGCTCGATGAATTGATAAAACGCTGTGGCGGCTGGCAAGGGCCGTTTACTTATCCTACCTGGGAGCAGCTTCGCTCGCTCATCCCCGGGTGGTTCTCGGCGCCTGAAGCCGCTCCTGCTCATCTGGTCGACCTACTCAGCGCACTCGAAAATCTGCTTGCCCCCCAACCCAAATCCGGCCGGCCTCAGCGGAGTGTGCCTTTGCTGCTCCACCCCGAAACCATTACTGAGACTGCATCAACTGCGGCCGAGAACGAGCTTGCTCCCGACCCCATGGAAGTGCTGTTTCGTCGCGTGAATGCTGGTGGAACGGTACTGGAAGGCGATGAAATGACTTACTCCCTACTCAAGTCCAGTTGGGATCAGGCCTACGACTTGGTTTCGGAGGTTATCAACCACGATAAGGTCGGTTACCTATTTCCCGCCACCGGCGTCGTCATGGCGGCTACCCGCCTGGCGCGTCGGCAGCAGGGCCACTCATCCGACCTAACTCCATCGGTGTCTCAGTTCCGCCGCTGGCTGGGCCGCTCCGCCGCAGCCGGAGCCGGAGCCGACAGTGAGTTTCTGAGTGAAATGATAAGGCTGCTGAAGCCAGCTCATGGGCAGCAACAGGGAATCTTTACCCAAATTCTGGAGGAATTTTGTCAACTGTCGCTGTTCAATCCCGAAGCAGTACCTGTCGATGTCGGCATTCCGCGCAAGCTCTTGTTGGAACTCAATCCAGTGTTGTTGCATCCCGTCCTGAGTTGGATACACGATAATCTGGAGACTCCCACTCGACTTGAAGACAATCGGCTGCCCATACTTCGGTATCTGATGTATCTGCTTATCGTTCGGCCCGATGCGCAGAAATATGCTCGTCTTGCGGTCAAGGTGCTGTCCGAGCAGCCGGCGCAGTCCGATTTCCCTGATCAAGCCATCTATTGCGCTTGGTTGAAAAAAGCGGACGCCTGCGCCTTACCTGACCGCTCTCAACTGACCAACCAGCTGCCCGCTCACTTGGCCAATGGCTGGTTGAATTACCACGATGAATTGTTCGGACTATCCGAAGAACGGGATGGTCAGGCCGCCGACCCCTACCACTATTTCCGGTCGAAATTTTGGCATCGCCGCTACCTTCTACTCTGGTTTCAGCGCGCCTACCTTGACCGATGGTTCCAGGGGTATAATCCCATGCGCCAAGACGCTAATGATACGCCTTACGACTACGACCACATCGTGCCCTACTCCCATGCAGTGTGCTCCGGGCGTCGAACCTTGGAGTTGGAAGAATCGGGCGAAGGTGCTAAGCGGTTTACTCCACAACGATACCTGTATCTGAACTCCTTAGGCAATTACCGCGCTTGGCCCGCCTGGGCAAACCGTGCCGATAGCAACAAATGTCATACGCAGAAACTACGCTATAATACGCCGGAACCCTTGACCTGTGAGATGTCGCAGGAGCTGAAACTGACTTCCTCCACGGACTTCTTGTTGGCGTCTGCTATTCCACCGGTTGATGCGAACCTGTGGTTGAATGCTGGAGGCCGGCCCAGTCACTGGCCACTCGCCCGCCGGCAAGCGTGGATGCAGGCCGTAGAGCAGAGAGCCAACCGCCTCTACGATGACCTTTTTTCTACCTTGAATTTCGAAAGATGGTTTAGAGCTGCCTGCCAGCCTGCCGAACAAGCAGTTTGA